In the genome of Phlebotomus papatasi isolate M1 chromosome 2, Ppap_2.1, whole genome shotgun sequence, one region contains:
- the LOC129803128 gene encoding monocarboxylate transporter 7-like yields the protein MPPQNTLELAENGANDAQKETNGAYVSNGKELVKAPSEDVQEVATVPVVVPPDGGWGWVVMMASFCCNIIVDGIIFSAGSLLKPVKEEFEVSDAEVALVTSLLSGFYLMVGPFVSALANRWGFRPVTMMGAVIAAIGFSTSYFASNIVFLYVTYGIIGGIGFGLIYMPSVITVGYYFERWRALATGLSLCGSGIGTFIFAPLTAYLITSQSWRITLVIQGAIILLCALFAICFRPIKPIQVPIDQVAASEKEKLQQDALEKRLGDSVHSSAQNTWMGSNRNTNYPTASEVFRGSGQDLNGSTKRSSEDRETQAPLMPAALELRPVGETDEADENGALLEGETRPVIVPARRHTVSERESSRPGSRRVSTTDNPRPLYRDDIFFSGSVTRLPQYQSQTSLGYHMSVTRLPTQQDVREEKEMSCRLCPQMVKRTLATMLDISLLKSPTFLLLALSGFLTMMGFFIPFMYIVARAVARGMDQQVAVFVLSSIGISNTVARIGCGLISSIKGVSSLHVNNIAIILGGVGTIVSGYSMSEAFQFTYAAVFGIAIACFSALRSIIVVDFLGLEKLTNAFGILMLFQGIAAAIGSPIAGAFMGLTQSHDAAFWLSGGLMTLSALIIVPLNYIKRWEDARNEAKSSSKPSA from the exons ATGCCACCACAGAACACACTAGAGCTGGCAGAGAATGGCGCCAATGATGCCCAGAAGGAGACCAATGGGGCTTATGTATCCAATGGCAAGGAACTCGTAAAGGCACCCAGTgaggatgtccaggaagtggccACAGTTCCTGTGGTTGTTCCACCGGACGGTGGCTGGGGCTGGGTAGTGATGATGGCTTCCTTTTGCTGCAACATCATCGTTGATGGTATTATCTTCAGTGCTGGAAGTCTCCTGAAGCCTGTCAAGGAGGAATTTGAAGTAAGTGATGCAGAAGTGGCTCTTGTGACATCCCTTCTTAGTGGGTTCTACCTCATGGTGGGCCCCTTTGTCAGTGCACTGGCCAATCGATGGGGCTTCAGGCCAGTCACAATGATGGGAGCTGTAATTGCTGCTATAGGATTCAGTACATCTTACTTTGCGTCCAACATTGTCTTCCTCTACGTAACTTATGGTATCATAGGAG GGATTGGCTTTGGCCTCATTTATATGCCATCTGTAATCACCGTGGGCTACTATTTCGAGAGATGGCGCGCCCTGGCCACTGGACTTTCCCTCTGTGGCTCGGGTATTGGTACATTCATCTTTGCTCCGCTCACTGCTTACCTCATCACCTCGCAGAGCTGGAGGATCACTCTTGTCATCCAAGGGGCTATTATTTTGCTATGTGCTCTCTTTGCCATCTGCTTCCGGCCCATCAAACCAATTCAG GTTCCTATTGACCAAGTAGCTGCATCTGAGAAGGAGAAACTCCAGCAGGATGCTCTGGAGAAACGTCTTGGTGACTCTGTGCACAGTAGTGCTCAGAACACCTGGATGGGCTCCAATCGCAACACCAACTATCCCACAGCTTCAGAAGTATTCCGTGGTAGTGGACAGGATCTCAATGGTTCCACCAAGCGCTCCTCAGAAGACAGAGAGACGCAGGCTCCATTAATGCCTGCAGCTCTGGAGTTACGTCCAGTGGGAGAGACAGACGAGGCTGATGAAAATGGAGCTCTTCTGGAGGGAGAGACACGGCCGGTAATTGTTCCAGCTAGACGTCATACGGTATCTGAGAGGGAGTCTAGTCGACCAGGAAGCAGGAGAGTATCTACAACTGATAACCCTAGGCCATTGTACAGAGATGACATCTTCTTTAGTGGTTCTGTGACGAGATTGCCACAGTATCAATCACAAACTTCCCTTGGCTATCACATGTCGGTGACAAGGCTTCCCACACAACAGGATGTACGTGAAGAGAAGGAGATGTCTTGCAGATTGTGCCCACAGATGGTCAAGCGAACACTCGCGACAATGCTGGACATTTCTCTGCTTAA GTCTCCGACATTCTTGCTCCTGGCCCTAAGTGGTTTTCTTACCATGATGGGCTTCTTCATCCCCTTCATGTATATTGTCGCTCGAGCTGTGGCTCGAGGGATGGACCAGCAAGTAGCTGTCTTCGTGCTTTCCTCAATCGGCATTTCAAATACCGTTGCTAGGATTGGATGTGGCCTTATCAGTTCAATTAAAGGTGTCAGTTCTCTCCATGTGAACAATATTGCCATCATCCTGGGAGGTGTTGGGACAATTGTCAGTGGATATTCAATGAGTGAAGCCTTCCAGTTCACTTATGCTGCCGTCTTTGGAATTGCAATTG CCTGCTTCTCTGCTCTGCGTTCGATTATTGTGGTGGATTTTCTGGGCTTGGAAAAACTAACAAATGCCTTTGGAATTCTGATGCTCTTCCAGGGAATTGCAGCTGCCATTGGATCTCCAATTGCCG GAGCATTTATGGGTCTGACTCAGAGTCACGATGCCGCCTTCTGGCTATCTGGAGGTTTAATGACCCTCTCAGCTTTGATTATTGTACCCCTGAACTACATCAAGCGCTGGGAGGATGCCCGAAATGAAGCCAAATCCTCATCAAAGCCTTCAGCATAG